A window of the Lolium perenne isolate Kyuss_39 chromosome 7, Kyuss_2.0, whole genome shotgun sequence genome harbors these coding sequences:
- the LOC139829663 gene encoding uncharacterized protein produces MPRLILRRFLHSSSSPTTTPAAGPDFVRQLAALLAAGRFHASVGLAKSLLLSSHPPAASASASVPDLYHALASQGDPQARSFLCDAASALVVASARLRLPDGALRLLSLLADARAPLPSLSSCNLLLESLLSLGRHHDVRRAFELLAASGARPDTFTWNKAVQACVVAGDLDEAVGMLRRMGCQGQGTPPPNAFSYNVVISGLWRAGRAIDAAKVFDEMAERSVLPNHITYNTMIDGHIKRGDLEAGFRLRDRMLRHGLKPNVITYNVLLSGLCRAGRVGETAAVLDEMVSRKMVPDGFTYSILFDGHSRAGDTQAMLSLFEDSVKKGVKIGAYTCSILLNGLCKDGKVSKAEEVLQALVNAGLTPTRVIYNTLINGYCQTGELEGAFSIFQQMKSRLITPDHITYNALINGLGKAERITEAHDLVLDMEKNGVCPTVETFNSLIDAYGRDGQLEKCFIMLSDMQEKGIKPSVVSYGSVVNAFCKNGKILEAVAILDDMFHKDVLPSAQVYNTIIDAYVESDATQLAFILVEKMKASGVPPSIVTYNLLIKGLCKQSRISEAEELIYSLRNHGLTPDVVSYNTLISAYCYRSNTDRALELQKEMCNSGIMPSSRTYRMLFSALGGANRIHEMENLYKEMLDKDVVPCSGIYDIMVEAYAKCGDESKVEALRKDMSNKGIAIEYDTSVTNCELYTDVVSPV; encoded by the coding sequence atgcctcgcttaattctGCGCCGTTTcctccactcctcctcctcccccaccACCACTCCCGCCGCCGGTCCAGATTTCGTCCGTCAGCTCGCTGCGCTCCTTGCCGCCGGCCGCTTCCACGCATCCGTCGGCCTGGCCAAATCACTCCTCCTCTCCTCCCACCCAccagccgcctccgcctccgcctccgtccCCGACCTCTACCACGCCCTCGCCTCCCAGGGCGACCCGCAGGCCCGCTCATTCCTCTGTGACGCGGCCTCCGCGCTCGTCGTTGCGTCCGCGCGGCTCCGCCTCCCCGACGGCGCGCTCCGGCTGCTATCCCTCCTCGCCGACGCCCGCGCCCCGCTGCCGTCCCTCTCCTCCTGCAACCTCCTCCTCGAGTCTCTCCTCTCCCTCGGCCGCCACCACGACGTCCGGCGCGCTTTCGAGCTCCTAGCCGCCTCCGGAGCGCGCCCGGACACCTTCACATGGAACAAGGCCGTCCAGGCGTGCGTCGTGGCGGGTGACCTCGACGAGGCTGTGGGGATGCTTCGTCGGATGGGTTGCCAAGGCCAAGGCACCCCTCCTCCAAACGCGTTCTCCTACAACGTGGTCATATCTGGACTCTGGAGGGCAGGGAGGGCTATCGACGCcgccaaggtgtttgatgaaatggccgagaGGTCTGTGCTGCCGAATCATATCACCTACAACACGATGATCGATGGGCACATCAAGAGAGGGGACCTGGAGGCTGGGTTCAGGCTGCGGGATCGGATGCTGCGTCACGGCCTGAAGCCGAATGTGATCACTTACAATGTGCTCCTCTCAGGGCTGTGCCGTGCTGGCAGGGTAGGCGAGACGGCCGCTGTCTTGGATGAAATGGTGTCACGAAAGATGGTGCCAGATGGTTTCACATATAGCATTTTGTTCGATGGTCATTCCAGAGCTGGAGACACGCAGGCCATGCTTTCCTTGTTTGAAGACTCTGTGAAAAAGGGTGTCAAGATTGGGGCCTACACTTGTAGCATCTTGCTGAATGGTCTTTGCAAGGATGGAAAGGTTTCAAAGGCTGAAGAGGTATTGCAGGCGTTGGTAAATGCAGGACTAACCCCAACGAGGGTTATCTACAACACTCTAATCAACGGGTATTGTCAGACTGGCGAGCTCGAAGGGGCCTTCTCGATCTTTCAGCAAATGAAGTCACGCCTCATTACGCCAGATCACATCACGTATAATGCACTAATAAATGGTTTGGGTAAGGCTGAAAGGATCACCGAAGCGCATGATTTGGTCCTAGATATGGAGAAGAATGGAGTGTGTCCCACTGTGGAAACTTTCAATTCGCTCATTGATGCATATGGAAGGGACGGACAACTTGAGAAATGTTTCATCATGCTTTCTGATATGCAGGAGAAGGGGATAAAGCCAAGTGTTGTTTCCTATGGTTCAGTTGTCAATGCTTTTTGCAAGAATGGAAAAATCCTGGAAGCAGTAGCTATTTTGGATGATATGTTCCATAAAGATGTTTTACCAAGTGCACAGGTGTACAATACTATCATAGACGCATATGTAGAGTCTGATGCCACTCAACTGGCTTTTATTCTAGTTGAGAAGATGAAGGCCAGTGGGGTACCTCCAAGTATAGTTACCTACAATTTGTTGATAAAAGGCCTTTGCAAGCAGTCTCGGATATCTGAAGCAGAGGAACTAATTTACAGCTTAAGAAATCATGGGTTAACTCCTGATGTTGTCAGCTATAATACTCTAATATCAGCATACTGCTACAGGAGCAACACTGATAGAGCCTTGGAGCTTCAGAAAGAAATGTGCAATTCTGGCATCATGCCCTCATCGAGAACATATCGTATGCTTTTTAGTGCATTAGGTGGTGCGAACAGAATACATGAGATGGAAAATCTGTATAAAGAAATGTTGGACAAGGATGTTGTTCCTTGCAGTGGCATATATGATATCATGGTTGAGGCATATGCGAAATGTGGTGATGAATCTAAGGTAGAAGCTCTCAGGAAGGATATGTCAAATAAAGGAATAGCAATTGAATATGACACATCCGTGACTAACTGTGAGTTGTATACAGATGTAGTGAGTCCAGTTTGA